The window CACCTGTGCATGGAGTGCGTCGCCGAGTATAACCTCTGGAACGTCATGTGCGCGCGGCACATACGCGAGCACCCGCACGACAACTATGGCGAGCCGATCGAACTCGTCAACTCGCCGCGCGTCGGGCTGTGCGGGTACACCGGCCCGGCCGATCCGCCGTACTAGCAACTAGCAGCTAGCGACTAGCCGCTACTTGCTCCGTCCACAGCTTGCGCGCCAGGCTCGGCGCATCGGCCTGGATGCCGTAGCGCGCGAAGTACTGGCAGATGCGCGTCACGTCCCGCGCCAGTAGCGTGTACGCCGACGGATTCTCGTACGGATTGACCGCTTGCGGGAAGTCGATGATGCGCAGGTCGCCGCCCCAGTAGAGCACGTTGTAGGCCGACAGGTCGCCGTGAATGCGCTCGCAGGCGAGCATGGTGCCGATGTTGCGCATGATCCGCCGGAACAGCGGCCGCGCCTCGTCAGGCCCCAGGCGCACCTGGTGCAGGGCGGGCGCCGGATCGCTCTCTGCGCCGACGTACTCCATCAGGATCGCGTTGTCGCTCTGCGCGACCGGGCGCGGCACGTCGGCGCCCGCCGCGTGCAAGCGGCGCAGCGTCTCGTACTCATGCCCCAGCCAGGAACCGTGCCGCAGTTCCTGCCCGAAGCGCGTTTTCTTTGCCATGGCGCGTTGTTCGCGCGTCGCGAGCACCTCTTTGCCCGCATCGTCCAGCACCTTGCGCCCCTCGCGATACTGCGCGTCGTTGCGCAGGTTGCGCAGCTTGCGCGGGCGATAGACTTTCACGGCCAGCAGATCGGCGCCGGTGCGCGGGTGCGCGCGGCAGCAGTAGACCGTCGCCTCCTTGCCGCCTTTGACCTCGTGCAGGACGTCCGTGATCAACTGGTCATCGTAGAACGTCTTCAGGTAGCCGATCAGCCACGTTTCCTCGAAGCGCGCCGCCTTGAAGGTAAAAACGATTTCGTTGTCGCGGCGCGTGTCGCCCAGCCCGGCCTTCAGCTCAGCGCGGCGGCGGCTGGTCACCGCGCGGGCGCGCGTCTGCTTCGCGGTGGCGATGCGCGGCGGCTGCTCGCCGTACAACGCCTCGTAGTCGGCATACGAATCGTCGGTAGATTCGGGCGCGGCAGCGGCGCTGTTGTTCAACGGTTCCGGGGCGTCCGGTTGTTCAAGCGGGATACTCAACGCGGGAATCCTTTCGCCCTGACGGGCGCGTCAAAATGCAAAAGCCACGGCAGGTAGTACCCCGTGGCTCGGCGTTCAGGCGCAAAAAAACCACAGGGCGGCGCGCGCCTGTGGTCGTCAGTGCGGACGGATACGGAGTCCGCTTACGAGCCGGTTTCAGGCGCACGCGCAAACAACATGGATTCGACGTTCATGTGAACAGTGACCGTTTGCATCTCGTGCGCCTCCTTTCGTAAGATTAGCTTCAGTTTAGCACGGGCCCGGCGGGTGGTCAAATCGGATTCATTCACCACGGAGGAGCCGTCATTCCGGCGCAAGCCGGAATCCAGGCAGCGCATCCACGGCCTGCACGCTTGCCACAGGCGGATATGGATGCCGGCTAACTACATGCCGGCATGACGGACTGGAGCGTACCGACAGTTCCCGGGTAAATTCGCGGGCTGTCGAATGATTGACAGGCGCACTCGCGGAGCCTACAATTCCACCAAGATATTACTCCTGTGTGCGATCGAAGGTTCGAGACTGCCCGCGTTGCTGGCCAAGTCGGATTATGCGGCATTGGAGAGGGAATGACCCGGCGAGACGGGTGTCAGAAAGTGCCCACACTGCGCAGAGTTGATCGAGGATGTGTGCACTTGACTATTTGGGCGTGAGAGGAACATTGGAGAATTAGGCCAGTATGGGGGGTGTACAATACGAGTCTCAAGTGCGAGGACGGGCGGGAACTTCGCCTTTTGTGGCAGGCGACCCGCGGATGACGCGAATCGACACGAATGGGACGACCGACAGGGCGCACGACCGTGAGGCCCTATCCTAACCGGTCAGAGCGACAAAAATGGCAGGTCCAGGGAAAGGAGAGCAAAACTGAAACGCTCATCTAGCACGGCGAGCTTAGTAGTCAAATGGTTACTCGAGAAATCGCGAGGTCACAGCAATACACAGATTGAGGAGACAAACATGGACGAGCTGATAGGCGTAGTTGACTACAACCTGCGTACGTTTCGGGGACGATACCCTATCGATGTCACAGATCAGGTATTTGTCGCCATTGAGACCAACCCAAGCCAATTGCGACTGTACAAGTCAGCTGTGAAAGAAAAAGGGCAAGATGTGGTAAACAAACGCATCGGGAAACTGGTCAAGAAACTAACTGGCCTAAACAACCTGGGACGGTGTAATTCGCCGCGAAGCAAGCTGATCAAAAGTTACGAGAAGCACGGATGAACGATATCGCACGCGGGAATCCACCGAAATATTGCACCATGCGCGAGGTAGCCAATAGCCTCGTTACCAATTGACATACGGGAGAAACCGTAGTACATGTGTTCTGTGTCAGACAGAGGAACGGCGGAGACAATCGCGCTCGACCCCGACTGAAAGTGACTGAGGATTAGGTGCGATAAGGAGCAACCCACGTCCATCTCCGCGCCAGCGTCTAGCGCAAGAAACACAACGCCCCGCATGGCAAATTCTATGCGGGGCGATCGCTTTCCTTTGCGACCTACGCTCACCCCTGCAAATCCACCTCAACGCCTAGCCCCATACGCAGCGCGGCGTTGAGGGCCGCCGTCGCGGCGGCGACGTCCTGCGCCGCGTTGCCGACCGCTTTGAAGAGCGTGATCTCGTCGCGCCCTGAGCCGGTCGGTGAGCTTGTCGAACCGGTCGAAGGGCGGCCGCTTTTCTGCCCCAGCACCAGTTCGCCCAGTTCGGCGGTGATGTCAATCTCCCGAATGACGCCGTTCTTGATCGGGATCACCAGGTCGCCGGCCTCGTGCGCCACCGTTGCGCGCGAATCGACCACGATGCGACTGACGCGCCGCATCGTCTCGTCGTCGGTTTCGCGCGTGTCCGGCGTGTACGCGCCGATCGCGTTGATGTGCGCGCCCGGCTTCAGGTCGCGCCCGTCGAAGACCGGCGTCGGGGAGGTGGTGCAGCAGCAGATGATGTCAGCGCCGGCGACCGCTTCCTGCGCCGACGATACGATGCGGACCGTCACGCCGGATTGCGCGCGCACTTCCACCGCCAGCGCCTGCGCGCTCGGCGCATAGCTGTCCAGCACGCGCAACTCCTTGATCGGGCGCACGGTGCACATCGCCAGCGCATGCGCGCGGCCCTGCGCGCCCGCGCCGATGATTGCGGCGATGCTCGCATCCGGCCGCGCCAGGTACTCCGTCGCCAGGCCGGAGCCGGCCGCCGTGCGCATGGAGGTCAGGTACGCGCCCTCCATCAGCGCCAGCGGCGCGCCGGTCTCAGTATCCACCAGCGCGACGAGCGCCAGAATGGTCGGCAGGCCGCGCGCGCCGTTGCCGGTATGCACCGACACGATCTTCAGCCCCATCGCGTGCGAGTCGCGCAGATGCGCCGGCATGAACAGGCTGACGCCGTCACCGGCGGGCAGTCCCACGCGCAGCGGCACGTTCGCCGCGCCGCTCGTGACCTGCGCGAACGCTTCGCGCATCGCCTCGATGGCGTCGCGCATGCTGAGACATTTTTGCAAATCGGAACGCGTCAGGATTTTCATACGGGCCTCGATCACAACCCCAGAGGCACAGAGAGCAATTCTTCTTTGTGCCTCGGAGTCTCGGTGGTGAAACGCAAGACGGGCGTTCACTTGAACGCCCGTGTCAAGTTCTGTGTGGTGTGCGCTACTGCCGCTTGAACGCCGTCAGCAACAGCATCGGCAGCATCAACAGAGCCGGCATGCAGCCCTTCTTGCCGTCTCCGGGCGGCGGCTCCGGCGTCGGTGCCGGCGGAGGCGGCGTTGGGGTAGGCGGCGGTGTTGGGGTGGGCGGCGGCGGTTCGGGTGTTGGCGCCGGAGTCGGCGGGGTCAGCGCCGAGTTGGCCTGCTCCAACTGCGCGCGGCCCGCGCCCATCGTATTCTTGTCCAGCCCGATATTCTTCGCCGTCTGCATCAGCGCCGTCTTGATCTGCGCCGGCGTCGCGCCGGGATGCGCCTGCAAGAGCAGGGCCGACGCACCGGACGCGTGCGGCGTCGCCATGCTGGTGCCCGACGCTTCCGTGTAGTTGTCGTCCACCACGCGGCCCATGCTGGTGCCTTTGGCGCGCGCGGCCACGATGCGCACACCGGGGAAGCAGATGTCAGGCTTGACGCGCCCGTCGGCGGTCGGCCCGCGCGACGAGAACGAGGCCACCGCGTCGAGATCGTCGGTCGCGCCGATCGAGATCGCCAGCTTGGCGCTGCCCGGCGAGCCGACCGTGCCCGCGCCCGGCCCGGCGTTGCCGGCCGCCACGCAGACGACGTGCCCCATCTGCATCGCCGCGTCGCACGTCTGCGACAACGCATCGCTGCCGTCCGACGCTCCATCGGAGCCGAGCGACAGGCTGATGACGTTCGCGCCGTGCTGGACCGCCCACTCGACGCCGGCCATCACGTCGCTCGTCGAGCCGGAACCGTTGGCGGCGAGCACCTTGGCGACGAGGATCGTTGCCTCCGGCGCGACACCCTTGTACTTGCCGTTCGACGCCGCGCCGGAGCCGGCCGCCGTGCTGGCAACGTGCGTGCCGTGGCCGTGGCCGTCGCGCACGCCCTCGCCGGTGAAGTCGTGCAGGTCGGCGATCCGTCCCGCGAAGTCGGGATGGTCCGGGTCGATGCCGGTGTCGACGATGCAGATCTTGATGCCCGTACCCGTGAAGCCGTTCTGCCAGAGCTTCGGCGCGCCGATCAGCGGCACCGACGCGTCGAGCATGACGTGCACCGGCGAGTCGTACCAGACCATCTCGACGTTCGGATCGTCGGTCAGCGCGCCGATCTGCGCGCGCGTGGCGCGCCCGGCCACGGCGGCGATGACGCTGTAGTGCCGCGCCACGCCAAACTCCTCGTCGGACGGCAAGCGCAGTGTGCGCACCACGCCGACACCGGCAACCGGCGCGCGGTACTTGACGATGACTGGCACGTCGGCCTGCGCGGCGACCGACATCATATCATACTGCGCGCGCAGTTCCGGGCCCAGCTTGGCTTCGTTCATGGCGATTCCTCCCCGTTACATGGTGTGGACGGCTTTGTCCTCTTCGACCCGCACGACCCACGCTTCGCGCTCCAGCGCCAGCACGACTTGCGCCACGCCCTCGATCGTGATGGCGCTGATCAGCGTGGAGACGCGCACCACGCGCAGGCCGAGCCGCTCGCAGTCAGGCGTGTGGTCGGCGGCCGGCGGCGCGGTGCGCACGATGGCGCGATGACGCGCGCGCGGATCGGCTTTCAGTTTTCTGGCGAACGACGCATCAATGACGGTCATAAGCGCCTCCGATGCCCTTATGTTAGCACAAACGGGCGGATAACTACCAAAACTCAAATCCCAAGCCCCAAATCCCAAACCAACCGCGCGAACCTCAGGTTGTCACGGTGCGTTGCGTGTCGGTGGTCGCCGCCTCGGTGCCGCCGCCCGGCAGTGCCTACATGCGGGGCTAGACAAATGGCGTAGTCAGTGCTGTCCAACATATCGATATTATGCCGACAGTGATGATCGTTAGCAGCGTGACGACTATTACAAATCCAACTGCTTGGTACATGCGTGATTCAAGCCAGATAGAGATGAGTTCGGGAGGAGAGCCGTCTGGCCAATACGCATCGATGTATGTGCTCTTTTGCCATTCGACGAATCCGATAATCTGGCGACGGAACAGAATCGAAATACCCACAGCGATTACTGCACCAAGAACAATGTGCATGTCTTCGCTCCTGGCAGACCTTTGCGATTGAGGTTTGACTAACCCGCATCGTGCATCAAAGCAGTCTCGCTTCCCTTCACGACCAGCGCATCTCAATCGCCGTCACAACCACCGGCGCATCTGTCTCGATGACGATCTCGCCGGCGGCGGTGACCGGCGCGTCGAGCATGACAGCCTCCGGGTCGACGGTGGCCGTGAGCGGCGCAGCGCCGCCGCTGATGCGTACCTGTGCCGCCTGCGCCTGCGCGCGCAGCGTGAGGCGCACGGTGCGCGGCTGCGGATCGCGCATCGCTACGCGCAACGTGGCACGTTCGCTGACGATCCGCTGCGGCTTTCCAGCGGCCTGTGTCACATCGCCCCAGCCGTCGCCGAGCGCGACGTACGGCTGATGCGGCGACGGTGGCTCGACGCGATAGACGGCCAGGTTCGGCTCGTTGACCAGCGGCGTCCGCGCGCCGAACAGATCGCGCAGCGTCTGATTGGTGACGGTGCGCTCGTCGCCCTCGCCCATCGTCAGTGGGTGATTGATGACGTAGCGCACGCCGAGATCGGACAGTACGCTCAGCCCGATGGCGCGCGCGTCGTAGACCAGGATATCCGGCTCCAGCGTGCGCAGGCGGTTCAGCACCGGCATCTTCTCGGCGATCGATAGCGGGTTGGCACGCGAGGTGTACGCCGTGATTAGTGGCCGGGCGTGCACCGTCTGGTACACCAGTGGGTCAGGCCGGTCCCAGTTGATTGGCAGTTCCAGCAAGGCGAACGCGCCCTGCTCCTGTGCGATCTGCGCGTAGAACGCCGGCGTCTCGATCGGCCACTGCGGGTAGGGCGCGGCCAGGAACTCGAACGCGATTAGCCCGAGCGCAAGCGCAAAGCCGCCGCGCCGCGCCAACGCGGGCACGGCGACGAACCCGGCCGCCGCCAGTTGCCCGAGCGCCAGCATCAGCATGATGTCGTAGCGGCTGACCGAGCGCGTGATGCGCACCAGCGGCACGAGCGCGTACAGCCACGCATACGGCAGCGGCAGGTCGACCGGCACCACGCCGAGAATGTGCAGGACCGGACCGAGCGCCAGCAGGAAAAAGGCCACTGCCGCTGCCAGCCAGAATGCCACCCGGCGCGAACGCAGACGCCAAATGCCGAGCGCGGCGAGCGCGAGCACGGTGTACCCGGCAAAGACCGTCCGCTCCGACGCGCTGCTCGTGAACTGATCGGCGATCGTGCGCGCCGCCTCGCCCCACAACGGATGGAACTCGCTCGGCGTGACGAACGCCAGCAGGTCGGCCGAGAGCATGATCGTCTCGTCGAACGGTGGGCGCAGATAGGATGCCGTAGACGCCTCGCGCAGCATCGGCGCGAGCAAGGGCGACAGCAAGAGCGCAAACAGGCCGACGGTCGCGGCCGCGTCGAGCAGTGGGGACAGATAACGGCGAAGCGTGCGGTAATGCGTGCGCCACAACACGCCCCAGCGCCAGGCGACGACCAATCCGGCAAAGATCAGCGCGTAGAGCGCGAAGTACCAGTCGCACAGCGCGTTGAGCGCCAGGAACAGCGCAGGCAGGATCGCGCGCCGCCCGAGCGGCTCCGGCCGGCGCTCCATGCGCAGGAACGCCAGCGCGAAGAACGGCAGCCACTCGCTCGATAGCACCTGCATGTGTCCCAGCAGGTGCGCCATGCGCACCGGCGCGAACGCGAAGATGAACCCGGCGAGGAACGCGGCCCGATCGAGCGCCGCACTGTCGATGGACGCGCGTCGAAGCGTGTCGCGCGCCAGCAAGTACGCGCCATAGCCGCACAACACGAACGTGGCGATGACGACTGTGTTGTACGCGACAACCAGCCCGCCGAGCAGCTGCACCGGCAGCGCCCACAGGCCGTTGAGGATGTTGAGCGTGTGAAATAGCAGGCTCGCGCCAGTCGGATAGAACAGCTCGGTCGTGAAGAACGGCGACGTTTGCAGGTCGAGCAGCGCGCGGCGCACCCACCAGAGGTTCCAGTAGTTCTGCAGGCCGTCGAAGCCATCGCCGGGGATGGCGCTGGCAAAGTTAGCGGCCGTCGGCCAGGTGAGCAGCAGCGCCAAAGCGAGGTAACCGCCCAGCACGGCGGCATGGCGGCGCACGGGCGAGCGGTTCATTCGCGCGCAGAGGGCTCCGCGGCGCACAGACCGAGCGCCAGCAGGCCGACGATGAAGCCGAGGTAGTTCTCGTTCAGGAAGCGCGAGGTGTAGGCGAAGGCGAACAGCAGGACCGCGCTGTGCCAGGCGATATTCGCCAGCGTGTTTTCGCGCCACTGCCGCCACGCCGTCACTGCCAGCAGCGGCGCGCAGATGAGCAACTCCGGCGCCCAGAACGGGAAGTAGGCCAGCCGCGACGGCACCAGATTGAGCGCCAGCACGAAGTTCGACAGGCCCCACCCGCGAATCTGATACGCCGTTGGCGACGTGCCCGCGCTCCACGCCCACACATCATCGTAGAAGTTCGCCGGATCCCAGAGCACGAATGGCAGCACGATCACGACGAACGGCACGATGAACGGGAGCCAGCGCACGATGAGCGCGCGCCACGAGGCGGGGCTAGCGGCCGCGTCGCGCCGCCAAATATAGAGGAATATGAACGGTGCGAAGAACCATGCGGTCGGCTTGGAGGCGCAGGCCAGCGCGAACAGCACGAGCGCCGCCGGGGTCGCCAGGCGGTGACGCCGCGTCAGCGCGAACAGCGTGGCGACCAGCCAGAACAGCACAAACGAGTCGTTCTGCCCGAAGATCACGTCGCTGCCCATGATCGGGTTCAAGCCCAGCGTCATCACCAGCACCAGTCGCGCCGTGGGGTGCGCCGAGAGGCGCGATGCCAGCGCCAACATGACGACGAACAGCAGCAGGTACACAAAGCGCTGGTCATACCAGCCGATGAGCACATTCGACAGTAAGTAAAATGGCGTCGAGAACAGGAACGTCCACGGCAGATACGGGTAGTGATAGAGCGCGGTCCGCAGGTCCAGCCCCCACTCGGCCATCGGCGTCTTGGTGTAGTCCTCGACGTACGGGTTTTTCCCTTGCAGGATGAACTTGATCGTCTCCTCGGTCTGGATCACGCCGCCGTCGTGCGTGTAGGCGGCCGGTCCGGTCACATGGCGCAGGCCGACGAGGTAAAGCGACTGCACAATGACCGTCGTGCCGATAATGGCGAAAACGAGCGCCAGCTTGGCGCGAAAAACGCGCGGCGCGGGCGCGTCGCCGGCCGGCTGGAACAGATCAACGACGACGTGGGCCAGCACGAGCGTGAACGTGACGGAGATCAGCAGCAGCGAGAGCGGATCGGTCAGCCAGTCTTCCAGCAGTTTCCACGCGCCGGGCGAAAGCAGCCCGGCCAGCCAGCCGATCTGCCGGATCGTCTCGACCGGGCGCGGCGCGCTCATGTCGGCCAGCGTGTCGATGCGGACACGCGCGGTGACGAGCACCACGAGCAGGAGCACGTCGAGCCGTCGGAGGTTCATGCCTGCGATTATACCGCATCACAAATCCCAAACTCCCAACAACCAACTGCCGGCGTGGGGTTGGCGCGCGTGTTATTGGGATTTGGAAGTTGGGAGTTGGGAGTTCCAAATTGGGATTTGGTGCTTGGGGCTTGGGATTTGAATTACAAACCGTATGCTATAATCGCTTAGCTATGCCCGATCCGCTTGCCAAATCGTTCTACCGGCGCTTCCGCGAGTCCAACATGGGGCTGTTGCGGCGCGTGGCGCCGCTGCTGCTCGCCTCCGTGCTGATCATCGCGGCGGGGCTGGCGCCGGCGTATCTGCTGGTGCGCTGGTACGACAGCCTGGCGGGGTACCGCTCGCCGCTGGCCAAGTACCCGGCCCCCGGCGAGTCC is drawn from Chloroflexota bacterium and contains these coding sequences:
- a CDS encoding ornithine cyclodeaminase family protein, with the translated sequence MKILTRSDLQKCLSMRDAIEAMREAFAQVTSGAANVPLRVGLPAGDGVSLFMPAHLRDSHAMGLKIVSVHTGNGARGLPTILALVALVDTETGAPLALMEGAYLTSMRTAAGSGLATEYLARPDASIAAIIGAGAQGRAHALAMCTVRPIKELRVLDSYAPSAQALAVEVRAQSGVTVRIVSSAQEAVAGADIICCCTTSPTPVFDGRDLKPGAHINAIGAYTPDTRETDDETMRRVSRIVVDSRATVAHEAGDLVIPIKNGVIREIDITAELGELVLGQKSGRPSTGSTSSPTGSGRDEITLFKAVGNAAQDVAAATAALNAALRMGLGVEVDLQG
- a CDS encoding S8 family peptidase translates to MNEAKLGPELRAQYDMMSVAAQADVPVIVKYRAPVAGVGVVRTLRLPSDEEFGVARHYSVIAAVAGRATRAQIGALTDDPNVEMVWYDSPVHVMLDASVPLIGAPKLWQNGFTGTGIKICIVDTGIDPDHPDFAGRIADLHDFTGEGVRDGHGHGTHVASTAAGSGAASNGKYKGVAPEATILVAKVLAANGSGSTSDVMAGVEWAVQHGANVISLSLGSDGASDGSDALSQTCDAAMQMGHVVCVAAGNAGPGAGTVGSPGSAKLAISIGATDDLDAVASFSSRGPTADGRVKPDICFPGVRIVAARAKGTSMGRVVDDNYTEASGTSMATPHASGASALLLQAHPGATPAQIKTALMQTAKNIGLDKNTMGAGRAQLEQANSALTPPTPAPTPEPPPPTPTPPPTPTPPPPAPTPEPPPGDGKKGCMPALLMLPMLLLTAFKRQ
- a CDS encoding DUF2029 domain-containing protein, which produces MNLRRLDVLLLVVLVTARVRIDTLADMSAPRPVETIRQIGWLAGLLSPGAWKLLEDWLTDPLSLLLISVTFTLVLAHVVVDLFQPAGDAPAPRVFRAKLALVFAIIGTTVIVQSLYLVGLRHVTGPAAYTHDGGVIQTEETIKFILQGKNPYVEDYTKTPMAEWGLDLRTALYHYPYLPWTFLFSTPFYLLSNVLIGWYDQRFVYLLLFVVMLALASRLSAHPTARLVLVMTLGLNPIMGSDVIFGQNDSFVLFWLVATLFALTRRHRLATPAALVLFALACASKPTAWFFAPFIFLYIWRRDAAASPASWRALIVRWLPFIVPFVVIVLPFVLWDPANFYDDVWAWSAGTSPTAYQIRGWGLSNFVLALNLVPSRLAYFPFWAPELLICAPLLAVTAWRQWRENTLANIAWHSAVLLFAFAYTSRFLNENYLGFIVGLLALGLCAAEPSARE